From the Deltaproteobacteria bacterium genome, the window CGGGACGGACTCGTCTCCGGCCTAGTCGAGCAGATGCCTCTCGACCAGGAAGCCGAGCAGACCGTGGAGCGTCGCCTTGCTGAAGCGGACCTTCAACCGCTCGATGTAATGCCGCACCGTGTGGCCGCTCAGCTCGAGGACCGCGGCGACCTCCTTGCAGGTGCGGTCCGCCATCAGGAGCGTCAAGATGCCGCGCTCCCTCGGCGTCAAGCGACGGAAGTCCGCCGCCCTTCGCCTGGCCCCGAGTCCCTTCTCACTGCTGGCGCAGGCAGGCATTCTCGATCGGGGAGGCGACGTTGCGGGCGAACTCCTCCAGGACCGCCTCGTCCCGGCAGCTGAACTCCCAGGGCGCCCTTGCCGCCACGGCGAGCGTCCCGACGACCGCCTCTCGCGTGGCGAGCGGAACGATCAGGACGCCGCGGGTCTTGTTTCGCCGAGCGATCTCACGCACGACGGGGCGTTGCTCACCCCAGAAGTCGGGGCTGCGGAAGCTGCGCTCCGTCGTGGTGACCGTCCCGTTGAGGCTCTGGCCCACGGGCAGCCGCTTCTCGGCGATCAGGCCGCCCGTCCCGAAGACGCTCTTCAGCTCGAGCTCCTCACGGCCCTCGGTCAGCATGGCGACCGACGCGAGTCGGGCGCCGCAGAGACGCGCCGCGCCCTGCACCACGCCGGCGAGGAGCCTGGCGGGCTCTGCGGGCCCGAGCGCGCGCGAGGCCGCGTCGCTCACCAGGGCGAAGTCGGCGCTGGAGAGCAGCGGCATCGTCACGCCGGGCTGGAGTTCAGTATGGTCGCCATCGCACGCGCCGTTGACGCTGGTTGCCTCATCCGCCGGCGAGCCCATACCACAGGCTGCCGGCACAGAGGAAGGCCAACGATCGCGCCACGCCACCGCGCGCGGGGTCGGGCAGCGCGCGCCTCGGGATCGAGCCGCTTGCGGACGTCCGTGTTCACAGCGCCTTGCACATGTCCCCACCCACCGTCAGCCCGTCGTAGTAGCCGCCGATCGTGTATCCGAACGGGCCCACGATCATTTGCAGCAGCGACCAGACATCGAGCAACGGCGCGAGAAGAAAGAGCCAGAAGCGTAGCCTCCGGTCATCGAGGGCCAGGAAGAACGATGTCGCCAGCAGCATGTACCAGGGCTGCGCGTGGTGCGCGAACTTCAGGGCTACGAAGAAGGACACGGCAGGAACGTAGCGCATCAAGTTCTTGTCGTGAATCATCCGGGCGCTCAACGCGATCAACGCACCATAGGTCGCCAGCTGGTCCACGAGCGTCAGCCAGACAGAACTTCCCAAGAACAGGCTGTGCTCGAACGGGTTGAAATAATATGGATTCAGCCGCAGCGGGAGGTTGGAAAGGTTCGTCAGCGCCGAGTACGACATGCACGCGAAGACCGTGGGCAAGGTGCCGACCAGTCCGCCCGCCGCGCATTCGATGAACTTCGTTCGGCCCATCCGAACACGCAAGAACAGCGGCAGAAAGAACACCGCCGTCAACTTGATCTGGACGGCCAAGGCCAGGAGCAGGCCCGCCCAGAAGAGTCGGCGCTCCAGCATCGACACGGCAGCGATGGCCAACACGTTCTGCAGCGGCTCGATCTGCCCTTCATGGGAGCACCACCAGATCGAGATCGGGGACGCCCAGTACATGAAGGCGAGCCACTTCTCGCGTGTGTGTCGGTAGACGAGGAGAGCGCTGAGCCCCTCCAGAAGTGTCAAGACGAGTTTCATGAAGAAGATGCTGCCCCAGGCGCGCGCGATGAGTTGATCGAAGAACAGCAAGCCGATGGGATAGTTGAAAGGCAGGTCGCTCCAGGCCACCCACGCCGCTGCGGGACGGTTGTCCGCTAGCGACCTGTCCGCCGCCGCATAGCCCGATTCGTTGACGACGCAACCCCAGGCGAGATGCCGCAGGACATCCCCCGTGTTTACCGGGAGACAGGCGCAATAGTAGAGCCGGAGGCAGGCGACGGCCGCCACGAGACCCAGGAACACCCGTCTTCCATTGGTCGCCGCCGCCGGTGGAGACGCGGGGGAAGGCTGACCGCTCACCGGAATAGTGCTCGTTCGTGGACGATTCTCGGTGACCGCATCCCCTCAGCGAAAGCGCGGCATCACGGCTTCGGCGAACAAGCCGCATCGCGCGCGATCTTCTCGGCGCACCCCTCCGGATCGTCGAGTGGCTGATCGCTCCTCACGCGTGCACGGGCGGGCGGCGGCCGCTCCACGGCCGCGCGCTCTCGAGCTGGGCCGCGACGCGGATGAGCAGGTCCTCGCGCCCGTAGGCGGCGCCCAGCTGGACCCCGATCGGGAGCCCGTCGGCGCTCCAGTGGAGCGGGAGCGAGACGGCCGGCTGCCCGGTGACGTTGAAGGGCATGGTGAAGACGACGAAGGCGGCGCTGCGCGTGAAGCCGCGCAGGGGGTCATCGGGCGCCGGGTCGAACTCGCCCAGGCGGGGCGGCGGCTCGGCGAGCGTCGGGGTGAGCAGGATGTCGAAGCCCTCGGCCCACCACGCCCCGACGAGCCGCGTGTGCGCATGGAGGTAGTCGATCGCGCGGATGTAGTCGCTGGCTCTCACGCTGCGGCCCATCTCGGCGATCGCCCACGTCATGGGCTCGACGTCACCCGGACCGATCCGCCGCCCCGTGCGCTCGCTCCAGTAGGCGAGGTCGCGTGCGGTGGCGGCGGCGATCACAGTGACGGTGGCGCGCCCGACCTCGGTGTCCCCGAGCGCCGCGGGATACGACTCCTCGACGCGATGCCCGAGCGACTCGAGCAGCCGCGCCGTCTCGCGCGCCGCGGTCGCGCACTCGGGATGGACCGCCGCCTGCCCCGCGGGCGCCTTCACGAGGAGCCCGACGCGGAGGCGGCCCGCGGGCGTGCCGACCTCGTCGCGGAACGGGCGGGCCGGGGGCGGCGCGGTGTACGGGTCGCCGGGCACGTAGCCCGCGACCGCGTCGAGCACGGCGGCCGTGTCGCGTACCGAGCGCGCCACCACGTGCTCGATCGAGAGCCCGCCCCAGCCCTCGCCCGCGTCGGGGCCGAGGGACGTCCGCCCGCGGGACGGCTTCAAGCCCACCAGCCCGCACTCGCTCGACGGGATACGGATCGAGCCGCCGCCGTCGTTGGCGTGTGCGACCGGCACCAACCCGGCGGCGACCGCCGCCGCCGAGCCGCCGCTCGAGCCGCCCGGGGAGCGGCTCGTGTCCCACGGGTTGCGCGTCGGGCCGTAGGCGACGGGCTCGGTCGTGGGCGCAGGACCCAGCTCGGGCACGTTCGTCCGCCCGAGGAAGACGAACCCGGCCGCCCGGAAGCGGGCCGCGAGATGGGTGTCGTAGCGCTCGATCCAGCCGAGCTCGCGCAGCAACCGCATGCCCGCATGGTACGGATCGCCCGCCGAGTGGCAGATTAGGTCCTTCAGCAGGAAGGGCACGCCTCGGAACGGCCCAGCGGGCAGGTCCGGTGCGGCCGCTTCGGCGCGTGCCTTCTCGAAGCGCTGCGTGACGACGGCATTCAGCTTCGGGTTCAGGCGCTCGATGCGCGCGATGGCCACGTCGACCAGCTCGCGCGGGCTCACCTTGCGCTGCCGCACCAGCTCGGCCTGCGCCGTGGCATCGAGGAGGGCCAGGTCGTCGCTCATGCGGCGACGGTATGCCAAGCGACGTGCGGAAGTCTAGGAGTCCGTCCGGGTAATCATGGTGAGCGAGGCGAACGAGCCGGGGAGCGAGAGCGGCAAGCGCAGCGACGAGCGACGAGGCGTGCGTCCGTCATCACGGTCGCACCTTTGCCGATCCTGTGCATTTCGCCTCCGCTCGGGCATTGTGCTACCGTGTAGCACCATGGGGCAGGTCGGTGTCCGAGCGCTCCGGCAGCACGCGAGCGCGGTGCTGCGTCGCGTCGCTGCCGGAGAGCGGGTCGAGGTGACCGACCGGGGACGTCCGGTGGCGCTGATCGTGTCGCTCCGGGGGCACGATCCCCTCCGGCAGCTCGCCGCCGAAGGCCGGCTGGTCCGGGCGCGCGGCGATCTTTTCGCCTTGGGCCAGCCCCTGCGCGTCCGAGCGGGCAAGAGGCCCGCCTCAACGCGCCTCGGGCGAGCCCGGGAGCACGAGCGCTGAATGGCGGCCCGTGCCCGCGGCGTCCTCTACCTCGACTCGTCGGCGCTCGTGAAGACCGTGGTGGCGGCGCCGGAGTCCGCTGCGCTTCGACGGCTGCTGCGGCGCCATCGCCTGCGCGTCTCCTGCGGGCTCGCGCGCACGGAAGTGGTCCGGGCCGTTCGACACCTCGGGCCCAGGGCGACGGCGCGTGCCCGCCAGGTCCTGCAGCGGGTCGATCTCGTGCGGTTCGACGACGCGCTGCTCGACGCCGCCGGGGCGCTCGACCGGAGCGTGCTGCGTTCGCTCGACGCGATCCACCTCGCAGCGGCGCTTACGGTGGCCGCGCAGCTCGAAGCGGTGGTCACGTACGACGCGCGGATGGCGGCCGCCGCGCGGCGGCTCGGTCTCAGAGTGGCCGCGCCCGCGTAGGCGGCGGGGCCCCCCGCCGCCTGCCCCATCACCGGCCGGCCGGCAGCGGCACCCGCACCTCGAGCCGCACGCCCCGCTCGCCGTGGAGCACGAGCTTCCCGCCGAGCGCGCGCACGCGCTCGCGGATGCCGACGAGGCCCGTGCCGCCGGGCGCCTTCGCGCCGTCGCGGGCTACCAGGCCGACGCCGTCGTCCTCGATCTCCAGGCGGACCTCGCCGCCCATCGCCGTGAGGCCGACGCGGACGCGGCCGGCGCGCGCGTGGCGCGCGACGTTGGTGAGCGCCTCCTGCGTGATGCGGTAGAGGGCGGTCTCGATCTCGGCGGGCAGGCGCGCCGGGAGGCCGTCGCCCGCCAGGCTGGTCGCGATCTCGTGGCGCTCGCCGAACGCGCCGAGCAGCGTGTCGAGCGACGGCATGAGGCCGAGGGCGTCCAGCACCGAGGGGCGGAAGAGCTGCGAGAGGGAGCGCATGGCGGCGAGCGTGCGCGCCACGAGCCGCCGGGTCTCGGCGGCGCGGCGCCGGAGCGCCTCCGCGTCCTCGGGCGCCTGCCGCTCGATCAGCCAGAGGTTGGCGTTCACCGCGGTCAGCGACTGCCCGAACTCGTCGTGGAGCTCGCGCGCCAGGCGCTGGCGCTCCTCCTCCTGGACCGACATGAGGCGGGCCGAGAGCTCGCTCAGCTCGCGCTCCCGCTCGGCGAGGCTCGCGCGCAGGAGCGCCAGAAGATGCGTGCTGCCGACGGCGGTCGTGGCGCCCACCAGGAGCACGATCGACGCCACCGCGAAGTCCGGGCGCTGGACGTCGTACGGGGCGATCTTCATCCCGAGGAGGAGGAACGCGAGCGAGAAGGCGACCGCGAGGACGAGCGCTCGCCTCGTGCTCCAGCCGAAGAGGACGCTGTTCCCCATCAGCGAGCAGGCGAGGATGCCGGCCGCGAGCCCGGGATAGCCGGGCCAGACGTAGACGTACACGTGCAGGTTGACGGCATGGCCGACGACCAGCACGAGGGCGAGGCGATCCGCGTTCCGCTCGCCGCGCGCCGTGAAGCTCGCGATGAGGACGAAGCTGGTGAGGATCGCGTGCCAGCCGTAGAGGAGGAGGAGCGCAAAGGAGGCCTCGGCCGCCACGCCGCTGCCCTCGACGGGGAGAAAGACGACGCCGCACGCGAGCGCGAAGAAGGTCGCGACGCGAAGGCGCGACACGAGCGGGAGGCCGGGCTCCCGGGCCTCGTGGGCTCGCGTCCGGTCGATGCCGACCGTGACCGAGCGCGCGAGGCCGGCGACGAGGTCGGCCAGGCTGGGGACGGGTGCCAGCCGTCGCCGGAGCAGCTCCACCAGCGCGGACATGCCCCCACCTGCCGGGGCCATGCCAAGCGCGGCGGCCGCCGAGATGCCACGGCGGGGCGGGGACTCGCGGCCCCTACGTGCGGGTCGCCGTGCCGCCCGCCATGGCGGAGCGGGGGCGCGCCGCTGGGCGCTGGACAGATCCGTTCACCGGCCGTCGGGAGGATGCCGGCGGGCCGCCGTCACGCGGGCGCCCCGCGCCCCGTGATCCAGCGCCAGATGCGCCGGACCGGGTCGTAGAAGTCGTCCACCACGCGCTCCTTCAAGGGGATGATGGCGTTGTCGGTGATGTGGATGGACTCGGGGCAGACCTCGGTGCAGCACTTGGTGATGTTGCAGTAGCCGATCCCGGCCTCGTCCTTGAGGTAGCGGCTGCGCGAGGCGGTGTCGAGCGGGTGCATCTCGAGGCTCGCCAGGCGCACCAGGAAGCGCGGGCCGGCGAAGGCGTCCGTCCGCTCGTGGTCGCGCAGCACGTGGCACACGTCCTGGCAGAGGAAGCACTCGATGCACTTGCGGAACTCCTGCACGCGGTCGATGTCCTGCTGCTGCATGCGCCAGGTGCCGTCCGCCTCCGGCGGCTGCGGCTGAAAGGGCGCGATGCGCTTGTTCACCTCGTAGTTCCAGGAGACGTCGCTGACCAGGTCCTTGATCACCGGGAAGGCCTTCATGGGCGCGATCGTGATCGGCTCGCCCGGGGGGAACTGGTCCATCCGCGTCATGCACATGAGGCGCGGCTTGCCGTTCACCTCGGCGCTGCACGACCCGCACTTCCCCGCCTTGCAGTTCCAGCGGCAGGCGAGGTCGCTCGCCAGGTGGGCCTGCACGTAGTGCACGGCGTCGAGGACGACCATGCCTTCGTCCTGCGGCACCGTGTAGTTCTCGAAGCCGCCCGCCTCGCGGTCGCCCCGGAAGATGCGGAGCACGGCGTCCATCAGACCTCGCCCTCGACCACGTGCCTGAGCTCCTCGGGCAGGGGCGGGATGGGCTCCTGCGCGACCGTCATCCGCTTACCCTGGCGGCGCACGATCACGTTCACCGTGCCGAAGTGCGTGTCCGAGTCGGGGTACTCGACCCGCGTGTGCGCGCCCCGGCTCTCGCGCCGCTCGAGCGCGGCGCGCGTCACCGCCTCGCTGACGGCGAGGAGGTTCCCGAGGTCGATGGCCGTGTTCCAGCCGGGGTTGTACTGGCGGTTGCCGTCCACCACGACCCGGCCGAGGCGAGCGCGCAGCTTCTCGAGCTCGGCGAGCGCGGTGCGGAGATCGTCCTCCTTGCGCGCGATGCCGACGTAGGTGCCCATCATGTCCTGCAGGGCCTCCTGCACGGCGTAGGGGTTCTCGCCGCCGCCCGTGCGCTCGAAGGGGGCGAGCAGCTCGGCCACCGCCCCCTCCACCTGCGCCGTCTCGACACGCGGCTCGCCCGCGAACGCCTTGGCGTACCCGGCCGCCCCGGCGCCCGCGCGCCGGCCGAAGACGAGGAGGTCGGAGAGCGAGTTGCCGCCCAGGCGGTTCGCGCCGTGCAGGCCCCCGCCGACCTCGCCCGCGGCGAAGAGGCCCGGGACGGTGGCCTGCTGCGTCTCCGGGTCGACGAGCACGCCTCCCATCACGTAGTGCGTGGTCGGGTAGACCTCCATCGGCTGGCGGGTGATGTCGACGTCGGCCAGCTCGTGGAACTGCTGCCACATGGAGGGGAGCTTCTTCCGGATCTCCTCGGGCTTCCGCTTCGAGGCGATGTCGAGGAAGGCGCCGCCGTGGGGGCTGCCGCGCCCCTCGCGCACCTCCTGCGTGATGGCGCGCGCCACCACGTCGCGCGTGAGCAGCTCGGGCGGCCGGCGCGCCTCGGCCTTGCGGCCGGCGATCACCTCCGCGACCCAGCGATCGGCCTCCTCCTCGCTGTCGGCGAAGTCCTTCCGGAACATCTCGGGGATGTAGCGGAACATGAAGCGCTCGCCCCTGGCGTTCTTGAGGACGCCGCCCTCGCCGCGCACGCCCTCGGTGATCAGGATGCCGCGCACGCTGAGCGGCCAGACCATGCCGGTCGGATGGAACTGGACGAACTCCATGCCCACCAGATCTGCGCCCGCCGCGTAGGCGAGGGCGTGGCCGTCGCCGGTGTACTCCCAGGAGTTGCTGTTGACCCGGTAGGCGCGGCCGATGCCGCCGGTGGCGAGCACGACGGCCTTCGAGCGGAAGACGATGAAGCGCCCCGTGTCGCGCCGGTAGGCGAGCGCGCCGGCGATGTGGTCTCCGTCCTTCAGCAGCTTGGCGACCGTGGTCTCCATGTAGACGTCCACGCCGGGCGAGCGGACGGTCTTGTCCTGGAGGGTGCGGATCATCTCGAGGCCGGTGCGGTCGCCGACGTGGGCGAGGCGCGGGTACTGGTGGCCGCCGAAGTTCCGTTGCAGGATGCGGCCGTCGGGCGTGCGGTCGAAGAGGGCGCCCCAGGCCTCGAGCTCGTTGACGCGCGCGGGCGCCTCCTGGGCGTGGAGCTTCGCCATGCGCCAGTCGTTGAGCAGCTTCCCGCCGCGCATGGTGTCGCGGAAGTGGACCTTCCAGCTGTCGCGCGGGTCGGTGGTGGCGAGCGCGGCGGCCACCCCGCCCTCGGCCATCACGGTGTGCGCCTTCCCGAGGAGCGACTTGCAGACGAGGCCGACCGAGCAGCCTGCGGCGGCCGCCTCGATCGCGGCGCGGAGCCCCGCGCCCCCCGCGCCCACCACCACCACGTCGTAGCTGTGGCTCTCGTAGCGCTCCATCAGAGAAGCCGCAGGTCGGTGATGACGCCCGCGGCGAGCAGGCGCACGTAGAGGTCGGCCGCGCAGACGGCGACGAAGCTCACCCAGGCGAACGCCATGTGGTGCTCGTTGAGCGCGCTCGCCCCCCGCCACACCGAGTGACGGGCACGCGCCGCGGCGCTGCACGAGAAGCAGTCGAGCTTCCCGCCCACCAGGTGGCGCGCCGAGTGGCACGAGAAGCTGTAGAGCGTGAGCGCGGAGGTGTTGACGAGGAGCACGAGCGTGCCGACCCCGATGCCGAAGCCGCTCCCGAACCGCGCCGCCTCGAACACGTCCCGCCAGAGGAAGAAGAGGTAGACGAACGTGATGTAGAAGGCGTAGCGGTGGAGGTTCTGGAGGACGAGGGGGAAGGCGGTCTCACCCCGGTAGCCGTGGCCGCGCAGGTCACCCACCGCGCACGCCGGGGGATCCAGGAAGTACGAGCGGTAGTAGGCCTTGCGGTAGTAGTAGCAGGTGGCGCGGAAGAGGATGGGCGGGAGGAGGATCAGGAGCGCCGGCGAGTACGGGAACCACGAGGGCGTGATGAGCGGCGAGTAGAAGGGCGAGAGGTACCTGCCGCCGCCCGCATGGGGGACGTCGTAGTTGTCGCCCTGGATGGCGGCCCAGTTGGCGTAACAGATGAGGGCGGCGAGGAGCAGGCCCTGCACGAGCGGCGCCACCCACCACGCATCGGGCCGCTCCGTGGCGGCGAAGCCCGTCGGTCGGGCCGACTCCATCGCGACAGCCATCGCGTTCGTCTCTCCGAAGCGGCGCGGAGCATAGGCGAGGGGCGCCGGCGACGCAAATTCACGCCGCTAATTCCGAGGTGTGTGCCCGGGTAATGCTGGCGCTCGCCGCAGCCGCAAACGCCCCTTTGCAACCATCCGCCGCGGACACGCCCGCTTGCCGCACGCCGCCCCTCTGGCCTAGAGGGTACGCGCCATGGACGTGAACCGGACCGAGTTGAGCCCGCTCCTCTTCCTCGAGCGGGCGGCGCGCGTCTACGCCGCCCGCACCGCCGCCGTCTACGGCCGGCGGCGCTTCACCTACGCGGAGCTCGGCGTCCGCGTGCGGCGGCTCGCCACCGCGCTCCGTCGCGCGGGGCTCCGCGACGGCGACCGGGTCGCCTTCCTCGCCCCCAACGTGCCGGCTCTCCTCGAGGCGCACTTCGGCGTCGCGCTCGCGGGCGGCGTGCTGGTCGCGATCAACACCCGCCTCAACGCCGACGAGATCGGCTACATCCTCGACCACTCGGGCGCCCGGCTCCTGTTCGCCGACGCCGAGCTGGCGCCGCCGCTGGTATCCACGCGCGGCGCGCGCCCCGCCCTCGAGCGCATCGTCACCATCGCCGACCCGGAGTTCGCGCCGGGTCCCGGGCGCGCCCTCGACGGCCCCGAGTACGAGGCCTTCGTCGACGTCGAGCCCGACCCCTCGCTCGCCTTCCGGGTGGCCGACGAGGACCGCGCCTACTCCATCAACTACACCTCGGGCACCACCGGCCGGCCGAAGGGTGTCATTTACACGCACCGCGGCGCCTACCTGAACGCGCTCGCCGAGATCATCGGGCAGCGCCTCGACGCCGCGACGATCTTCCTGTGGACGCTGCCCCTCTTCCACTGCAACGGCTGGTGCTTCCCGTGGGGCGTGACCGGCGCTGGCGGCCGGCACCTCCTCCTGCGCAAGGTCGATCCGCCGCTGGTGTGGCGCCTGGTGCGCGAGGAGGGCGTCACGCACTTCAACGGCGCGCCGACCGTGCTCATCATGCTCGTCAACGATCCCTCGGCGCCCGCGGGCCGCCTGCCGCACCCGCTCCGCATCGCCACCGGCGGCGCGCCGCCGTCGCCCACGCTCCTCGCGCAGTGGGAGCGGATCGGGGCCGAGATCAGCCACATCTACGGCCTCACCGAAACCTACGGACCGCACACCGTGTGCGACTGGCACCCGGAGTGGAGCGCGCACGACCCCGAGATGCGCGCGCGCCTGCGGGCCCGGCAGGGGGTGGCCAACCTGATCGCCGGCGAGCTCCGCGTCGTCGACCCCGAGATGCGCGACGTGCCCGCCGACGGCGAGACCCTGGGCGAGGTGGTCATGCGCGGCAACAACGTCATGGCCGGCTACTTCGACGATCCGGCCGCCACCACCGAAGCCCTTCGCGGCGGCTGGTTCCACTCCGGCGACGTGGCGGTCATGCACCCCGACGGCTACATCGAGCTGCGCGACCGCAAGAAGGACATCATCATCTCGGGCGGCGAAAACATCTCGACCATCGAGGTCGAGCAGGCGATCGCGCGCCACCCCGACGTGCTCGAGGTGGCGGTGATCGCCGTGCCGGACGAGCGCTGGGGCGAGGTCCCGAAGGCGTTCGTGGTGCCCAAGGAGGGGCGGACGCCGACCGAGGCCGACATCATGGCGCACTGCCGGGCGGCGCTGGCGCACTTCAAATGCCCGAAGGCGGTGGCCTTCGGCCCGCTCCCGAAGACCTCGACCGGGAAGGTCCAGAAGTACGTCCTGCGCGAGCAGGAGTGGGCCGGACACGAGAAGCGCATCCACTGAGGAGGACGCGATGGACGACGCGAGGCCGCGCGGGGGCTTGCGCAACGTCTTCGGCGTGATCGCCGGGGCGCTCTTCGTGGTCGGCCCGGCGCTCGCCGGGCTCCGGCTCGTCCCCGGGATCGTCGGCTTCGGGCTCTTCGCGC encodes:
- a CDS encoding GAF domain-containing protein, whose translation is MGSPADEATSVNGACDGDHTELQPGVTMPLLSSADFALVSDAASRALGPAEPARLLAGVVQGAARLCGARLASVAMLTEGREELELKSVFGTGGLIAEKRLPVGQSLNGTVTTTERSFRSPDFWGEQRPVVREIARRNKTRGVLIVPLATREAVVGTLAVAARAPWEFSCRDEAVLEEFARNVASPIENACLRQQ
- a CDS encoding amidase translates to MSDDLALLDATAQAELVRQRKVSPRELVDVAIARIERLNPKLNAVVTQRFEKARAEAAAPDLPAGPFRGVPFLLKDLICHSAGDPYHAGMRLLRELGWIERYDTHLAARFRAAGFVFLGRTNVPELGPAPTTEPVAYGPTRNPWDTSRSPGGSSGGSAAAVAAGLVPVAHANDGGGSIRIPSSECGLVGLKPSRGRTSLGPDAGEGWGGLSIEHVVARSVRDTAAVLDAVAGYVPGDPYTAPPPARPFRDEVGTPAGRLRVGLLVKAPAGQAAVHPECATAARETARLLESLGHRVEESYPAALGDTEVGRATVTVIAAATARDLAYWSERTGRRIGPGDVEPMTWAIAEMGRSVRASDYIRAIDYLHAHTRLVGAWWAEGFDILLTPTLAEPPPRLGEFDPAPDDPLRGFTRSAAFVVFTMPFNVTGQPAVSLPLHWSADGLPIGVQLGAAYGREDLLIRVAAQLESARPWSGRRPPVHA
- a CDS encoding type II toxin-antitoxin system prevent-host-death family antitoxin; protein product: MGQVGVRALRQHASAVLRRVAAGERVEVTDRGRPVALIVSLRGHDPLRQLAAEGRLVRARGDLFALGQPLRVRAGKRPASTRLGRAREHER
- a CDS encoding DUF2029 domain-containing protein, with translation MAAVACLRLYYCACLPVNTGDVLRHLAWGCVVNESGYAAADRSLADNRPAAAWVAWSDLPFNYPIGLLFFDQLIARAWGSIFFMKLVLTLLEGLSALLVYRHTREKWLAFMYWASPISIWWCSHEGQIEPLQNVLAIAAVSMLERRLFWAGLLLALAVQIKLTAVFFLPLFLRVRMGRTKFIECAAGGLVGTLPTVFACMSYSALTNLSNLPLRLNPYYFNPFEHSLFLGSSVWLTLVDQLATYGALIALSARMIHDKNLMRYVPAVSFFVALKFAHHAQPWYMLLATSFFLALDDRRLRFWLFLLAPLLDVWSLLQMIVGPFGYTIGGYYDGLTVGGDMCKAL
- a CDS encoding sensor histidine kinase, producing MSALVELLRRRLAPVPSLADLVAGLARSVTVGIDRTRAHEAREPGLPLVSRLRVATFFALACGVVFLPVEGSGVAAEASFALLLLYGWHAILTSFVLIASFTARGERNADRLALVLVVGHAVNLHVYVYVWPGYPGLAAGILACSLMGNSVLFGWSTRRALVLAVAFSLAFLLLGMKIAPYDVQRPDFAVASIVLLVGATTAVGSTHLLALLRASLAERERELSELSARLMSVQEEERQRLARELHDEFGQSLTAVNANLWLIERQAPEDAEALRRRAAETRRLVARTLAAMRSLSQLFRPSVLDALGLMPSLDTLLGAFGERHEIATSLAGDGLPARLPAEIETALYRITQEALTNVARHARAGRVRVGLTAMGGEVRLEIEDDGVGLVARDGAKAPGGTGLVGIRERVRALGGKLVLHGERGVRLEVRVPLPAGR
- a CDS encoding succinate dehydrogenase, yielding MAVAMESARPTGFAATERPDAWWVAPLVQGLLLAALICYANWAAIQGDNYDVPHAGGGRYLSPFYSPLITPSWFPYSPALLILLPPILFRATCYYYRKAYYRSYFLDPPACAVGDLRGHGYRGETAFPLVLQNLHRYAFYITFVYLFFLWRDVFEAARFGSGFGIGVGTLVLLVNTSALTLYSFSCHSARHLVGGKLDCFSCSAAARARHSVWRGASALNEHHMAFAWVSFVAVCAADLYVRLLAAGVITDLRLL
- a CDS encoding fumarate reductase/succinate dehydrogenase flavoprotein subunit, with the protein product MERYESHSYDVVVVGAGGAGLRAAIEAAAAGCSVGLVCKSLLGKAHTVMAEGGVAAALATTDPRDSWKVHFRDTMRGGKLLNDWRMAKLHAQEAPARVNELEAWGALFDRTPDGRILQRNFGGHQYPRLAHVGDRTGLEMIRTLQDKTVRSPGVDVYMETTVAKLLKDGDHIAGALAYRRDTGRFIVFRSKAVVLATGGIGRAYRVNSNSWEYTGDGHALAYAAGADLVGMEFVQFHPTGMVWPLSVRGILITEGVRGEGGVLKNARGERFMFRYIPEMFRKDFADSEEEADRWVAEVIAGRKAEARRPPELLTRDVVARAITQEVREGRGSPHGGAFLDIASKRKPEEIRKKLPSMWQQFHELADVDITRQPMEVYPTTHYVMGGVLVDPETQQATVPGLFAAGEVGGGLHGANRLGGNSLSDLLVFGRRAGAGAAGYAKAFAGEPRVETAQVEGAVAELLAPFERTGGGENPYAVQEALQDMMGTYVGIARKEDDLRTALAELEKLRARLGRVVVDGNRQYNPGWNTAIDLGNLLAVSEAVTRAALERRESRGAHTRVEYPDSDTHFGTVNVIVRRQGKRMTVAQEPIPPLPEELRHVVEGEV
- a CDS encoding long-chain-fatty-acid--CoA ligase gives rise to the protein MDVNRTELSPLLFLERAARVYAARTAAVYGRRRFTYAELGVRVRRLATALRRAGLRDGDRVAFLAPNVPALLEAHFGVALAGGVLVAINTRLNADEIGYILDHSGARLLFADAELAPPLVSTRGARPALERIVTIADPEFAPGPGRALDGPEYEAFVDVEPDPSLAFRVADEDRAYSINYTSGTTGRPKGVIYTHRGAYLNALAEIIGQRLDAATIFLWTLPLFHCNGWCFPWGVTGAGGRHLLLRKVDPPLVWRLVREEGVTHFNGAPTVLIMLVNDPSAPAGRLPHPLRIATGGAPPSPTLLAQWERIGAEISHIYGLTETYGPHTVCDWHPEWSAHDPEMRARLRARQGVANLIAGELRVVDPEMRDVPADGETLGEVVMRGNNVMAGYFDDPAATTEALRGGWFHSGDVAVMHPDGYIELRDRKKDIIISGGENISTIEVEQAIARHPDVLEVAVIAVPDERWGEVPKAFVVPKEGRTPTEADIMAHCRAALAHFKCPKAVAFGPLPKTSTGKVQKYVLREQEWAGHEKRIH
- a CDS encoding succinate dehydrogenase/fumarate reductase iron-sulfur subunit, encoding MDAVLRIFRGDREAGGFENYTVPQDEGMVVLDAVHYVQAHLASDLACRWNCKAGKCGSCSAEVNGKPRLMCMTRMDQFPPGEPITIAPMKAFPVIKDLVSDVSWNYEVNKRIAPFQPQPPEADGTWRMQQQDIDRVQEFRKCIECFLCQDVCHVLRDHERTDAFAGPRFLVRLASLEMHPLDTASRSRYLKDEAGIGYCNITKCCTEVCPESIHITDNAIIPLKERVVDDFYDPVRRIWRWITGRGAPA
- a CDS encoding type II toxin-antitoxin system VapC family toxin, coding for MAARARGVLYLDSSALVKTVVAAPESAALRRLLRRHRLRVSCGLARTEVVRAVRHLGPRATARARQVLQRVDLVRFDDALLDAAGALDRSVLRSLDAIHLAAALTVAAQLEAVVTYDARMAAAARRLGLRVAAPA